One segment of Thermococcus sp. AM4 DNA contains the following:
- a CDS encoding PIN domain-containing protein: MEVVLDYNVVFSALYNRGVAYKLFMLNHVTRDVEFLVPGYFWEEVERKKDRLARLTRLTEEDFEFVLAVIKSQTITMPEHVIKTGIEEALSLSPDPKDVPYVALALALSLPLVTGDLKLKNAIKDRIVVYSPSELLKLMGGSI; the protein is encoded by the coding sequence ATGGAAGTGGTGCTGGACTACAACGTCGTTTTTTCGGCTCTCTACAACAGAGGTGTTGCCTACAAACTTTTCATGCTGAACCACGTGACGAGGGACGTTGAATTTTTAGTTCCAGGATACTTCTGGGAAGAAGTCGAAAGAAAAAAAGACCGCCTCGCCAGATTAACCCGCCTAACAGAGGAGGACTTCGAATTCGTTCTCGCGGTTATCAAGTCCCAGACGATAACGATGCCGGAGCACGTGATTAAGACAGGCATAGAAGAGGCCCTTTCCCTGTCTCCCGACCCAAAAGACGTCCCTTACGTTGCCCTTGCACTCGCCCTGAGTCTCCCTCTTGTTACGGGTGATTTAAAGTTGAAAAACGCAATCAAAGATAGAATCGTCGTCTATTCCCCATCAGAGCTGTTAAAGCTCATGGGTGGCTCAATATGA
- a CDS encoding diphthine--ammonia ligase, which yields MKGVAFFSGGKDGLYAVHLAERNGIEVPYLLALKTTIGLSPHWENFSALKTLADAMGKELLTFDMNRGSQALAEFIASLDVDYLIAGDVLLEDHLGWIERLAEEAGVKPLEPLWGRNTKELAEEILNTGFEYAITAVNREKLGKEWLGYTFRSVADLELFLERNPGVDPVGEFAEFHTVVLASPLFEGRFVLEILSTEESERYHWVRFELRKEKR from the coding sequence ATGAAGGGAGTCGCCTTTTTCTCAGGTGGCAAGGACGGCCTCTATGCGGTTCACCTTGCTGAAAGAAACGGAATCGAGGTCCCCTACCTTCTCGCGCTCAAAACGACCATAGGACTCTCGCCCCACTGGGAGAACTTCTCAGCCCTCAAAACGCTCGCCGATGCGATGGGGAAGGAACTGCTAACCTTCGACATGAACCGGGGAAGCCAGGCACTGGCGGAATTTATAGCTTCGCTGGACGTTGACTACCTGATAGCGGGCGACGTTCTGCTTGAGGACCACCTGGGGTGGATTGAGCGCCTCGCTGAAGAGGCTGGAGTCAAACCCCTCGAACCGCTCTGGGGACGAAACACTAAGGAGCTCGCCGAGGAAATCCTGAATACCGGCTTCGAGTACGCGATAACAGCCGTGAACCGTGAAAAGCTCGGCAAAGAGTGGCTCGGCTACACCTTCCGCTCGGTCGCCGACCTGGAGCTTTTCCTCGAGAGGAATCCCGGCGTTGACCCGGTCGGCGAGTTCGCGGAGTTCCACACCGTTGTTTTAGCATCTCCTCTCTTCGAGGGACGCTTCGTCCTTGAAATCCTCTCGACCGAGGAGAGCGAGAGATATCACTGGGTTAGGTTCGAGCTAAGAAAGGAGAAAAGGTAA
- a CDS encoding uracil-DNA glycosylase family protein — protein MLIRIGELRRVGDVYVNPGNLLARPLSLKTWRDFLSLDEKTYGTYARTIYNPKERFLVTDESSEARAIELSALYCSLLTDPEYFCGRENLRYQLQVGEFDGLPFANGWTGSRVVLVGEAPGRRGCGKTGVCFYRDASGSLLRKVLFHLGINPDFVYITNVVKCNPPSNRLSRVPEGAYELLARELEILEPEAVFALGRTAERALRELGFEVEYLRHPAWYVRRGVREPNDEMLAEYAKIREAFGGWTP, from the coding sequence ATGCTGATTCGAATTGGTGAGCTTCGGAGGGTCGGCGACGTCTACGTTAACCCGGGAAACCTTCTGGCCAGGCCACTTTCGCTGAAAACCTGGCGCGATTTCCTGAGTCTGGATGAGAAAACCTACGGAACCTACGCCCGGACGATTTACAACCCTAAGGAAAGGTTTTTGGTGACCGATGAGTCCTCTGAGGCCCGGGCGATAGAGCTTTCTGCCCTATACTGCTCCCTTCTGACGGACCCCGAGTACTTCTGTGGTAGAGAGAACCTGCGCTACCAGCTCCAGGTCGGCGAGTTCGATGGACTGCCCTTTGCCAACGGCTGGACGGGTTCCAGGGTCGTCCTCGTGGGCGAAGCGCCGGGAAGGAGAGGTTGCGGAAAAACCGGCGTGTGCTTCTACCGCGACGCCTCCGGAAGCTTACTCAGGAAGGTTCTCTTTCACCTCGGCATCAACCCGGACTTCGTTTACATAACCAACGTCGTGAAGTGCAACCCTCCGAGCAACAGGCTGTCCCGCGTTCCAGAAGGCGCCTACGAGCTCCTCGCGAGGGAACTCGAAATCCTCGAGCCGGAAGCCGTCTTTGCCCTCGGCAGAACCGCCGAAAGGGCCTTGAGGGAGCTCGGCTTTGAGGTGGAGTACCTGAGACATCCGGCCTGGTACGTGCGTCGCGGAGTCCGCGAGCCGAATGATGAGATGCTCGCCGAGTACGCTAAAATCAGGGAGGCCTTCGGGGGATGGACGCCCTAA
- the cbiB gene encoding adenosylcobinamide-phosphate synthase CbiB: MDALIVFLLALLWDLLLGEPLVKLHPVVWFGSIAGFLDGKWKRKGPLPDFLAGILTALTVIAFALVLSLIPSYLPFPLDYALAVYLLKSSFAVRSLHEHIARTITEDIEAKRRAVSMIVSRDVKNLDEAHLNSASIESLAENLNDSVIASLFYFLLFGLPGALLYRAVNTLDAMLGYWSERYEFFGKFSARLDDVLNFVPARLTVLLYLPLGGRRVLRHYRLAKFKINSDKPMSAMSAVLGVWLEKPGVYRFPGREPKNEDIKRALKVYWFVVAEWIGIVLLLLATGVCPCLSP; the protein is encoded by the coding sequence ATGGACGCCCTAATCGTTTTTCTCCTCGCGCTCCTCTGGGACCTCCTCCTCGGGGAACCACTGGTTAAGCTCCACCCCGTGGTCTGGTTCGGAAGCATAGCTGGCTTTCTCGACGGGAAGTGGAAAAGAAAAGGCCCCCTTCCAGATTTTCTCGCAGGGATCCTAACGGCCCTCACCGTCATTGCCTTCGCTTTGGTCCTCTCGCTCATTCCCAGTTACCTCCCCTTCCCGCTGGACTACGCCCTCGCGGTTTACCTCCTGAAAAGCTCCTTCGCGGTTAGGAGCCTCCACGAGCACATAGCAAGAACGATAACCGAGGACATCGAAGCAAAGAGAAGGGCCGTCTCGATGATAGTGAGCAGGGACGTTAAAAATCTGGACGAGGCCCATCTCAACTCCGCCTCGATAGAGAGCCTCGCCGAGAACCTCAACGACTCCGTAATCGCTTCGCTGTTCTACTTTCTCCTCTTCGGCCTCCCCGGTGCTCTGCTCTACCGCGCGGTGAACACGCTCGATGCCATGCTCGGCTACTGGAGCGAGCGCTACGAGTTCTTCGGCAAGTTTTCAGCGAGGCTGGACGATGTCCTTAACTTCGTTCCCGCTCGCTTGACCGTTCTCCTATACCTCCCGCTCGGAGGAAGGAGGGTTCTCAGGCACTACCGCCTTGCAAAGTTCAAGATAAACTCCGACAAGCCGATGTCGGCCATGAGCGCCGTTCTCGGAGTCTGGCTCGAGAAGCCCGGCGTTTACCGCTTCCCGGGGAGGGAGCCGAAAAACGAGGACATAAAACGGGCCCTAAAGGTTTACTGGTTCGTCGTTGCCGAATGGATTGGAATCGTCCTTCTACTCCTCGCAACGGGGGTGTGTCCATGCTTGAGCCCGTGA